The Salvelinus fontinalis isolate EN_2023a chromosome 39, ASM2944872v1, whole genome shotgun sequence genome has a window encoding:
- the LOC129838308 gene encoding ATP synthase subunit gamma, mitochondrial-like isoform X1, producing MFARTSALVFLPQCGQVRNMVTLKDITIRLKSIKNIQKITKSMKMVAAAKYARAERQLKPARVYGSGAVALYEKAEIKAPEGVANKHLLIGVSSDRGLCGAVHSNVAKAIKAKIANLTGEGKEVMVVNVGDKLRNILQRTHGNYLLLSCKEVGRKPPTFTDASIVATELLNMGYEFDQGAVIYNRFRSVISYKTDEKPIFSIDTVANSENMGIYDDIDADVLRNYQEFALVNIIYFGMKESTTSEQSARMTAMDSASKNASEMIDKLTLTFNRTRQAVITKELIEIISGAAAL from the exons ATGTTCGCCAGGACCAGCGCGTTGGTGTTCCTCCCACAATG TGGGCAGGTCAGGAACATGGTTACCTTGAAGGACA TCACCATCCGTTTGAAGTCCATCAAGAACATCCAAAAGATCACCAAGTCCATGAAGATGGTGGCCGCTGCTAAGTATGCCCGCGCTGAGAGGCAGCTGAAGCCCGCCCGCGTCTATGGAAGTGGTGCTGTGG CCCTGTACGAGAAGGCTGAGATCAAGGCCCCGGAGGGAGTGGCCAACAAGCACCTCCTGATCGGTGTGTCGTCTGACCGTGGTCTCTGTGGCGCCGTCCATTCCAACGTGGCCAAGGCCATCAAGGCCAAGATTGCAAACCTCACCGGCGAGGGCAAGGAGGTGATGGTAGTCAATGTGGGGGACAAGCTGAGGAACATCCTGCAAAG GACACATGGCAATTACCTGCTGCTCAGCTGCAAAGAGGTGGGCCGCAAGCCCCCCACCTTTACCGATGCTTCCATCGTCGCCACAGAGCTGCTCAACATGGGCTACGAGTTTGACCAGGGTGCTGTCATCTACAACAGATTCAG GTCTGTGATCTCCTACAAGACTGATGAAAAGCCCATCTTCTCCATTGATACTGTTGCTAATTCAG AGAACATGGGCATCTATGATGACATTGATGCTGACGTGCTGAGGAACTACCAGGAGTTTGCCCTGGTCAACATTATCTACTTTGGCATGAAGGAGTCCACAACCAGCGAGCAGAGTGCCAGGATGACCGCTATGGACAGCGCCAGCAAGAACGCCT CTGAGATGATTGACAAGCTGACCCTCACCTTCAACCGTACCAGGCAGGCTGTCATCACCAAGGAGCTCATTGAGATCATCTCTGGAGCTGCTGCCCT ATAA
- the LOC129838308 gene encoding ATP synthase subunit gamma, mitochondrial-like isoform X2, producing MFARTSALVFLPQCGQVRNMVTLKDITIRLKSIKNIQKITKSMKMVAAAKYARAERQLKPARVYGSGAVALYEKAEIKAPEGVANKHLLIGVSSDRGLCGAVHSNVAKAIKAKIANLTGEGKEVMVVNVGDKLRNILQRTHGNYLLLSCKEVGRKPPTFTDASIVATELLNMGYEFDQGAVIYNRFRSVISYKTDEKPIFSIDTVANSENMGIYDDIDADVLRNYQEFALVNIIYFGMKESTTSEQSARMTAMDSASKNASEMIDKLTLTFNRTRQAVITKELIEIISGAAAL from the exons ATGTTCGCCAGGACCAGCGCGTTGGTGTTCCTCCCACAATG TGGGCAGGTCAGGAACATGGTTACCTTGAAGGACA TCACCATCCGTTTGAAGTCCATCAAGAACATCCAAAAGATCACCAAGTCCATGAAGATGGTGGCCGCTGCTAAGTATGCCCGCGCTGAGAGGCAGCTGAAGCCCGCCCGCGTCTATGGAAGTGGTGCTGTGG CCCTGTACGAGAAGGCTGAGATCAAGGCCCCGGAGGGAGTGGCCAACAAGCACCTCCTGATCGGTGTGTCGTCTGACCGTGGTCTCTGTGGCGCCGTCCATTCCAACGTGGCCAAGGCCATCAAGGCCAAGATTGCAAACCTCACCGGCGAGGGCAAGGAGGTGATGGTAGTCAATGTGGGGGACAAGCTGAGGAACATCCTGCAAAG GACACATGGCAATTACCTGCTGCTCAGCTGCAAAGAGGTGGGCCGCAAGCCCCCCACCTTTACCGATGCTTCCATCGTCGCCACAGAGCTGCTCAACATGGGCTACGAGTTTGACCAGGGTGCTGTCATCTACAACAGATTCAG GTCTGTGATCTCCTACAAGACTGATGAAAAGCCCATCTTCTCCATTGATACTGTTGCTAATTCAG AGAACATGGGCATCTATGATGACATTGATGCTGACGTGCTGAGGAACTACCAGGAGTTTGCCCTGGTCAACATTATCTACTTTGGCATGAAGGAGTCCACAACCAGCGAGCAGAGTGCCAGGATGACCGCTATGGACAGCGCCAGCAAGAACGCCT CTGAGATGATTGACAAGCTGACCCTCACCTTCAACCGTACCAGGCAGGCTGTCATCACCAAGGAGCTCATTGAGATCATCTCTGGAGCTGCTGCCCTGTGA
- the LOC129838306 gene encoding DNA/RNA-binding protein KIN17-like yields MGKEGFLSPKAIGNRIKAKGLQKLRWYCQMCQKQCRDENGFKCHCMSESHQRQLLLASEDPNKIMDNFSQEFKNDFIELIRRRFGTKRVQNNIVYNEYINDREHVHMNSTQWETLTEFTKWLGKEGFCKVDETPKGWYIQYIDRDPETIRRQEELERKKKQDLDDQERSAKFIEEQVRRGQGGREPEEAPVFTELKRESEVEKITFNLAKGSCSSADGPSKASVALGPSALKAAGSGKRKDAPSTSEAKEKKKKSALDEIMEMEEQKKRSVRADHWLHPGIVIKVVTKRLGEKYHKKKGVVKEVQDKYTAVVKMIDSGDKLKLDQSHLETVIPAPGKRVLVLNGVYRDTEALLDSIDERKFSATLTLDSGRMKGRRVDGIAYEDFSKMA; encoded by the exons ATGGGGAAAGAGGGTTTTCTAAGCCCAAAGGCGATCGGGAATAGGATCAAAGCAAAAGGTCTTCAAAAATTGCGATGGTATTGTCAAATGTGCCAGAAACAATGTCGAGACGAG AATGGCTTCAAATGCCACTGCATGTCCGAGTCCCACCAGAGACAGCTGCTGCTGGCCTCGGAGGACCCCAACAAGATCATGGACAACTTCTCACA GGAGTTCAAGAATGACTTTATTGAGCTGATCAGAAGACGCTTTG gaACCAAGCGAGTGCAAAACAACATTGTCTATAACGAGTACATCAATGACAGAGAGCATGTCCATATGAACTCCACCCAGTGGGAGACTCTCACTGAATTCACCAAGTGGCTGGGGAAAGAGG GTTTCTGTAAGGTGGACGAGACGCCCAAAGGCTGGTACATCCAGTACATCGACCGCGACCCAGAGACCATCCGGAGGCAGGAGGAGCtggagaggaagaagaagcaggaCCTTGATGACCAAGAGCGCAGTGCCAAGTTCATAGAGGAGCAGGTCCGCCGGGGCCAAGGAGGCAGGGAGCCAGAG GAAGCACCGGTTTTCACTGAGTTGAAACGAGAAAGTGAAGTAGAGAAaa TTACCTTCAATCTGGCCAAGGGCTCCTGTTCCTCTGCGGATGGCCCATCTAAAGCCAG TGTGGCCCTGGGTCCCAGTGCCCTGAAGGCAGCAGGTTCAGGGAAAAGGAAAGATGCGCCCTCCACCTCAGAAGccaaagagaagaagaagaagtcagCCCTGGATGAGATCATGGAG ATGGAGGAGCAGAAGAAGAGGTCTGTGAGAGCGGACCACTGGCTGCACCCCGGCATCGTAATCAAAGTTGTTACCAAGAGACTGGGGGAGAAATACCACAAGAAGAAAGGAGTTGTCAAG GAGGTGCAGGATAAATACACGGCCGTAGTGAAGATGATTGACTCAGGGGACAAACTGAAACTAGACCAGAGTCACCTGGAGACAGTCATCCCTGCACCAG GTAAACGGGTCCTGGTTCTGAATGGTgtgtacagagacacagaggcccTACTGGATTCAATAGACGAGAGAAAGTTCAGTGCCACGCTGACACTTGACTCG GGTCGGATGAAAGGGAGGAGGGTGGACGGGATCGCCTACGAGGATTTCTCCAAAATGGCCTGA
- the LOC129838302 gene encoding inter-alpha-trypsin inhibitor heavy chain H2-like isoform X2, which translates to MRRLALLLGLLALHQTHCFEFVVEGAWETETSLEEQHGRFKRAILTSEEQEDFEAIRGDDITVKSYKVESRITSRFCHTTVKSSVVNSGPNAQSIGFNVQIPKRAFITNFTMNVNGIVFVGSVKEKTVARNLYAQARARGKAAGLVRANSQDMETFKTEVHVPSGSKIEFELHYQEMMQRKLGFYEHSLYLQPGRLVPQFQVDVYIYEPNGIASVETPNTLGEHFSGMSKLTSSKDKAHVVFKPSLQQQRKCENCTTSAIDGIFTVKYDVLRDSNAGELHVSDGHFVHFFAPANLSPLPKNIVFVIDVSGSMWGVKMKQTVEAMQTILDDLTMDDYFSIVDFNHNVRCWSEELVPGSTIQVAEAKKYIQNIKPNGGTNINEALMRAVQMLVKASNQGMIDPRSVSMIMLVSDGDPTVGEIKLSAIQKNVKKVMREEFSLFSLGIGFDVDYDFLERIAMENRGVAQRIYTSHDASDQIRRFYSQVSSPLLRKITVQFSEDSVSDVTQNHFDKYFSGSELVVAGKVLPSESTTLNSFTTAFADRLDLSLQTEADYLELDAALAQQQHAFTGFARQMWAYITVNQLLAERSLAPTAGKKRKITQRILTLAVEHQFVTPLTALLVESEDTKERLLADSPKDPKQGCCAGGSGMAALGGRTPVQMVHSIPPWVQMTTPAPPSHAERPLPDHITIVENDPHFIVHLPKNNMDVCFNIDSEPGHVLNLVSDPGAGVVVNGQLVGSKRVEEKEKVNTYFGTISVFYQPDGIRVSVTTDRIDLTDGRNNHSFTWGATADITQDRVKVSIVKDSKVMVTVDDKITVMVLLHRVWKKHPTHVDFLGLYIPNNNQYSSQAHGLIGQFGQEPEVRVFNMHQGADPLKKEATMEVKGNKLVVTRGWQKDYRRDNKRGSDVFCWFIHNSGKGFIDGHYTNYIVPRLDSFLPLPL; encoded by the exons gCCATCCGGGGTGATGACATCACAGTTAAGAGCTACAAGGTGGAGAGCCGCATCACGTCGCGGTTCTGCCACACCACGGTCAAGAGCTCTGTGGTCAACTCTGGTCCAAATGCCCAGAGCATTGGCTTCAACGTCCAGATCCCCAAACGAGCCTTCATCACCAACTTCACCAT GAATGTGAATGGGATCGTGTTTGTGGGCTCAGTGAAGGAGAAGACTGTGGCTAGGAACCTCTACGCTCAGGCTAGAGCCAGAGGGAAGGCCGCAGGCCTCGTCAG GGCTAACTCCCAGGACATGGAGACCTTTAAGACGGAGGTCCACGTGCCTTCCGGCAGTAAGATAGAGTTTGAGTTGCACTACCAGGAAATGATGCAGAGGAAGCTGGGCTTCTATGAACACTCACTATACCTGCAGCCTGGACGACTGGTGCCCCAGTTCCAG gTGGATGTGTATATCTATGAGCCCAACGGCATCGCCTCTGTGGAGACACCGAACACCTTGGGAGAGCATTTCAGTGGCATGTCCAAACTTACCTCCTCGAAGGACAAGGCTCACGTGGTGTTCAAGCCTTCGCTCCAGCAGCAGAGGAAGTGTGAGAACTGCACCACCAGCGCTATCGATGGCATCTTTACCGTCAAATACGACGTCCTGAGAGACAGTAACGCCGGGGAACTACAT GTTTCTGACGGGCATTTTGTGCATTTCTTCGCCCCGGCTAATCTCTCCCCCCTTCCGAAAAACATTGTGTTCGTCATTGACGTCAGTGGATCTATGTGGGGAGTCAAGATGAAGCAG ACTGTTGAGGCTATGCAGACCATATTGGATGACCTGACCATGGATGACTACTTCAGCATTGTTGACTTCAACCACAACGTGCGCTGCTGGAGTGAGGAGCTGGTTCCAGGCAGCACCATACAGGTGGCTGAGGCCAAAAAATACATCCAGAACATCAAACCCAACGGAG GCACCAATATCAACGAGGCATTGATGAGGGCGGTGCAGATGCTGGTGAAGGCGTCCAATCAGGGCATGATCGACCCACGCTCTGTCTCCATGATCATGCTGGTGTCTGATGGAGACCCTACTGTCG gAGAGATCAAGCTCAGCGCCATCCAGAAGAATGTGAAGAAGGTCATGAGGGAGgagttctctctcttctcattggGCATCGGCTTCGATGTCGACTACGACTTCCTGGAACGCATCGCCATGGAGAATAGGGGCGTGGCCCAGAGGATCTACACCAGCCACGACGCCTCAGATCAGATACGG CGGTTCTACAGCCAGGTCTCGTCTCCCCTCCTGAGGAAGATCACGGTTCAGTTCTCAGAGGACTCTGTCTCTGACGTCACCCAGAACCACTTTGACAAATACTTCAGTGGCTCAGAGCTGGTGGTGGCTGGGAAGGTGCTGCCCTCTGAGTCCACTACTCTAAACAGCTTCACCACTGCATTCGCT gATCGTCTGGACCTGTCCCTACAGACTGAAGCAGACTACCTGGAGCTAGACGCTGCGCTGGCCCAGCAGCAGCATGCCTTCACTGGCTTTGCCAGACAGATGTGGGCCTACATCACTGTCAACCAGCTACTGGccgagag GTCCCTGGCCCCCACTGCTGGTAAGAAGAGGAAGATCACACAGAGGATCCTGACCCTGGCTGTGGAGCACCAGTTTGTCACGCCCCTCACTGCCCTACTGGTGGAGAGTGAGGATACCAAGGAGAGGCTGCTCGCTGACTCCCCTAAGGACCCCAAACAGGGCTGCTGTGCAG gaggatCTGGTATGGCTGCTCTCGGAGGAAGGACCCCAGTGCAGATGGTTCACAGCATCCCCCCCTGGGTCCAGATGACCACCCCTGCCCCCCCTAGCCACGCCGAGAGGCCCCTACCAGATCACATCACCATAG TGGAGAACGACCCTCACTTCATTGTCCACCTGCCTAAAAACAACATGGACGTCTGCTTCAACATCGACTCAGAGCCTGGACACGTCCTCAATCTGGTGTCAGACCCCGGTGCag GTGTGGTGGTGAATGGCCAGCTGGTTGGCTCTAagagggtggaggagaaggagaaggtgaACACGTACTTTGGCACCATCTCAGTGTTCTACCAGCCTGACGGCATCAGGGTGTCAGTCACCACCGACCGTATCGACCTGACTGACGGCAGGAACAACCACTCCTTCACCTGGGGAGCCACGGCCGACATCACCCAGGACAG ggtgAAGGTTTCCATAGTGAAGGACTCCAAGGTGATGGTGACAGTGGATGACAAGATCACTGTGATGGTGCTGCTACATCGTGTGTGGAAGAAACACCCAACCCACGTGGACTTCCTGGGCCTCTATATCcccaacaacaaccagtactcCTCTCAGGCCCACGGCCTTATAG gtcagttTGGCCAGGAGCCAGAGGTGAGGGTGTTTAACATGCACCAGGGAGCTGACCCTCTGAAGAAGGAGGCCACCATGGAGGTGAAGGGCAACAAGCTGGTCGTCACCAG GGGCTGGCAGAAGGACTACAGGCGGGATAATAAACGTGGATCTGACGTCTTCTGCTGGTTCATCCACAACAGTGGCAAAGGCTTCATCGACGGCCATTACACCAACTACATCGTCCCGCGACTCGACAGCTTCCTGCCGCTCCCGCTCTGA
- the LOC129838302 gene encoding inter-alpha-trypsin inhibitor heavy chain H2-like isoform X1: protein MRRLALLLGLLALHQTHCFEFVVEGAWETETQSLEEQHGRFKRAILTSEEQEDFEAIRGDDITVKSYKVESRITSRFCHTTVKSSVVNSGPNAQSIGFNVQIPKRAFITNFTMNVNGIVFVGSVKEKTVARNLYAQARARGKAAGLVRANSQDMETFKTEVHVPSGSKIEFELHYQEMMQRKLGFYEHSLYLQPGRLVPQFQVDVYIYEPNGIASVETPNTLGEHFSGMSKLTSSKDKAHVVFKPSLQQQRKCENCTTSAIDGIFTVKYDVLRDSNAGELHVSDGHFVHFFAPANLSPLPKNIVFVIDVSGSMWGVKMKQTVEAMQTILDDLTMDDYFSIVDFNHNVRCWSEELVPGSTIQVAEAKKYIQNIKPNGGTNINEALMRAVQMLVKASNQGMIDPRSVSMIMLVSDGDPTVGEIKLSAIQKNVKKVMREEFSLFSLGIGFDVDYDFLERIAMENRGVAQRIYTSHDASDQIRRFYSQVSSPLLRKITVQFSEDSVSDVTQNHFDKYFSGSELVVAGKVLPSESTTLNSFTTAFADRLDLSLQTEADYLELDAALAQQQHAFTGFARQMWAYITVNQLLAERSLAPTAGKKRKITQRILTLAVEHQFVTPLTALLVESEDTKERLLADSPKDPKQGCCAGGSGMAALGGRTPVQMVHSIPPWVQMTTPAPPSHAERPLPDHITIVENDPHFIVHLPKNNMDVCFNIDSEPGHVLNLVSDPGAGVVVNGQLVGSKRVEEKEKVNTYFGTISVFYQPDGIRVSVTTDRIDLTDGRNNHSFTWGATADITQDRVKVSIVKDSKVMVTVDDKITVMVLLHRVWKKHPTHVDFLGLYIPNNNQYSSQAHGLIGQFGQEPEVRVFNMHQGADPLKKEATMEVKGNKLVVTRGWQKDYRRDNKRGSDVFCWFIHNSGKGFIDGHYTNYIVPRLDSFLPLPL, encoded by the exons gCCATCCGGGGTGATGACATCACAGTTAAGAGCTACAAGGTGGAGAGCCGCATCACGTCGCGGTTCTGCCACACCACGGTCAAGAGCTCTGTGGTCAACTCTGGTCCAAATGCCCAGAGCATTGGCTTCAACGTCCAGATCCCCAAACGAGCCTTCATCACCAACTTCACCAT GAATGTGAATGGGATCGTGTTTGTGGGCTCAGTGAAGGAGAAGACTGTGGCTAGGAACCTCTACGCTCAGGCTAGAGCCAGAGGGAAGGCCGCAGGCCTCGTCAG GGCTAACTCCCAGGACATGGAGACCTTTAAGACGGAGGTCCACGTGCCTTCCGGCAGTAAGATAGAGTTTGAGTTGCACTACCAGGAAATGATGCAGAGGAAGCTGGGCTTCTATGAACACTCACTATACCTGCAGCCTGGACGACTGGTGCCCCAGTTCCAG gTGGATGTGTATATCTATGAGCCCAACGGCATCGCCTCTGTGGAGACACCGAACACCTTGGGAGAGCATTTCAGTGGCATGTCCAAACTTACCTCCTCGAAGGACAAGGCTCACGTGGTGTTCAAGCCTTCGCTCCAGCAGCAGAGGAAGTGTGAGAACTGCACCACCAGCGCTATCGATGGCATCTTTACCGTCAAATACGACGTCCTGAGAGACAGTAACGCCGGGGAACTACAT GTTTCTGACGGGCATTTTGTGCATTTCTTCGCCCCGGCTAATCTCTCCCCCCTTCCGAAAAACATTGTGTTCGTCATTGACGTCAGTGGATCTATGTGGGGAGTCAAGATGAAGCAG ACTGTTGAGGCTATGCAGACCATATTGGATGACCTGACCATGGATGACTACTTCAGCATTGTTGACTTCAACCACAACGTGCGCTGCTGGAGTGAGGAGCTGGTTCCAGGCAGCACCATACAGGTGGCTGAGGCCAAAAAATACATCCAGAACATCAAACCCAACGGAG GCACCAATATCAACGAGGCATTGATGAGGGCGGTGCAGATGCTGGTGAAGGCGTCCAATCAGGGCATGATCGACCCACGCTCTGTCTCCATGATCATGCTGGTGTCTGATGGAGACCCTACTGTCG gAGAGATCAAGCTCAGCGCCATCCAGAAGAATGTGAAGAAGGTCATGAGGGAGgagttctctctcttctcattggGCATCGGCTTCGATGTCGACTACGACTTCCTGGAACGCATCGCCATGGAGAATAGGGGCGTGGCCCAGAGGATCTACACCAGCCACGACGCCTCAGATCAGATACGG CGGTTCTACAGCCAGGTCTCGTCTCCCCTCCTGAGGAAGATCACGGTTCAGTTCTCAGAGGACTCTGTCTCTGACGTCACCCAGAACCACTTTGACAAATACTTCAGTGGCTCAGAGCTGGTGGTGGCTGGGAAGGTGCTGCCCTCTGAGTCCACTACTCTAAACAGCTTCACCACTGCATTCGCT gATCGTCTGGACCTGTCCCTACAGACTGAAGCAGACTACCTGGAGCTAGACGCTGCGCTGGCCCAGCAGCAGCATGCCTTCACTGGCTTTGCCAGACAGATGTGGGCCTACATCACTGTCAACCAGCTACTGGccgagag GTCCCTGGCCCCCACTGCTGGTAAGAAGAGGAAGATCACACAGAGGATCCTGACCCTGGCTGTGGAGCACCAGTTTGTCACGCCCCTCACTGCCCTACTGGTGGAGAGTGAGGATACCAAGGAGAGGCTGCTCGCTGACTCCCCTAAGGACCCCAAACAGGGCTGCTGTGCAG gaggatCTGGTATGGCTGCTCTCGGAGGAAGGACCCCAGTGCAGATGGTTCACAGCATCCCCCCCTGGGTCCAGATGACCACCCCTGCCCCCCCTAGCCACGCCGAGAGGCCCCTACCAGATCACATCACCATAG TGGAGAACGACCCTCACTTCATTGTCCACCTGCCTAAAAACAACATGGACGTCTGCTTCAACATCGACTCAGAGCCTGGACACGTCCTCAATCTGGTGTCAGACCCCGGTGCag GTGTGGTGGTGAATGGCCAGCTGGTTGGCTCTAagagggtggaggagaaggagaaggtgaACACGTACTTTGGCACCATCTCAGTGTTCTACCAGCCTGACGGCATCAGGGTGTCAGTCACCACCGACCGTATCGACCTGACTGACGGCAGGAACAACCACTCCTTCACCTGGGGAGCCACGGCCGACATCACCCAGGACAG ggtgAAGGTTTCCATAGTGAAGGACTCCAAGGTGATGGTGACAGTGGATGACAAGATCACTGTGATGGTGCTGCTACATCGTGTGTGGAAGAAACACCCAACCCACGTGGACTTCCTGGGCCTCTATATCcccaacaacaaccagtactcCTCTCAGGCCCACGGCCTTATAG gtcagttTGGCCAGGAGCCAGAGGTGAGGGTGTTTAACATGCACCAGGGAGCTGACCCTCTGAAGAAGGAGGCCACCATGGAGGTGAAGGGCAACAAGCTGGTCGTCACCAG GGGCTGGCAGAAGGACTACAGGCGGGATAATAAACGTGGATCTGACGTCTTCTGCTGGTTCATCCACAACAGTGGCAAAGGCTTCATCGACGGCCATTACACCAACTACATCGTCCCGCGACTCGACAGCTTCCTGCCGCTCCCGCTCTGA